A window from Aureibacillus halotolerans encodes these proteins:
- the dprA gene encoding DNA-processing protein DprA encodes MKLATKRERLLLLHHGLQGQWKPLKRAFDVDEDLNIIFKMSPSELAASLQLSPAFASSLHSFILRTSPTELEEAYAKEAIEAITLFDDLYPFLLKHIYDPPWVLYVKGTPSLLNAQRPTLAVVGSRKPSSDCLPSLETVLPPLVKAGYCIVSGLAFGADRMAHDITLAHHGVTFAVLGGGFSHLYPKEHKPLAEAITAQGLLISEYPPHTTVQRWHFPARNRIVSGLSNGVLIAEAKEKSGTLITARVAMEQNRDVFVLPGSVHHAKARGSNRLIQDGAIPVIEAEDIELHCHLSG; translated from the coding sequence TTGAAATTAGCAACGAAAAGAGAACGCTTACTATTGTTGCATCATGGGCTTCAAGGTCAATGGAAGCCTTTGAAACGTGCGTTCGATGTTGATGAAGACCTCAATATCATCTTCAAAATGTCACCCTCAGAACTTGCTGCCTCTCTTCAATTGTCCCCAGCATTTGCCTCTTCACTCCATTCATTCATCTTGCGTACGTCACCGACAGAACTTGAAGAAGCCTATGCGAAAGAAGCTATCGAAGCCATTACGTTGTTTGATGACTTGTATCCCTTCCTCTTAAAGCATATATATGATCCTCCGTGGGTGTTGTATGTAAAGGGTACGCCGTCATTGCTGAACGCACAACGCCCCACCTTGGCTGTTGTCGGATCGCGTAAGCCTTCTAGTGACTGCTTGCCGTCGTTAGAAACCGTATTGCCTCCGTTAGTCAAGGCAGGTTACTGTATCGTTAGCGGTCTCGCCTTTGGAGCGGATCGGATGGCGCACGACATCACGTTAGCCCATCATGGCGTCACGTTTGCTGTCCTTGGGGGAGGTTTCTCACATCTCTATCCAAAAGAGCACAAACCGTTAGCTGAGGCCATCACCGCCCAGGGGTTGCTTATTAGTGAATACCCTCCCCATACAACTGTACAACGTTGGCATTTTCCGGCAAGAAATCGGATCGTGAGCGGATTATCTAATGGCGTGCTCATTGCTGAAGCAAAAGAGAAAAGCGGTACGTTAATTACGGCGCGTGTTGCGATGGAGCAAAACCGAGATGTGTTTGTGCTCCCGGGTTCCGTTCACCATGCAAAAGCACGTGGAAGCAATCGCCTTATTCAGGACGGAGCAATCCCTGTAATCGAAGCGGAAGACATTGAATTGCACTGTCATCTTTCAGGTTGA